In a genomic window of Candidatus Delongbacteria bacterium:
- a CDS encoding DMT family transporter produces MSKIYGFILISFAAVLWGLDGVVLTPRLFNLNPAIVVLLLHLIPFVIMQPLFYKEYAVLKTMNKKDYLSLSLISLLGGTVGTLAIVKSLFLVQFNHLSVVIILQKLQPVFGIALASIVLKEKLRPLFYLLALLALVFGYFLTFGFEKPDFNTGNNLLEASAYAILAAFSFGSSTVFGKSFLSNNKPSTITFFRFGMTSIITIPFVLFMTKLDEFGKITIENLAIFLLIAFTTGTTAIFIYYNGLRRVRASVSTIAELCFPLSAIVFDYLINDKHLTIIQWIAAIMLTAVIVIISKIRKVV; encoded by the coding sequence TGTTTAATTTAAACCCTGCTATAGTTGTTCTCTTGTTACACTTGATACCATTTGTTATAATGCAACCGCTTTTCTATAAAGAGTATGCAGTCTTAAAAACAATGAATAAAAAAGATTATCTGTCATTATCTTTAATCTCTTTACTTGGTGGTACTGTTGGAACTTTAGCAATTGTAAAATCCCTATTTCTCGTACAATTCAATCATTTATCTGTTGTCATAATTCTTCAAAAACTACAGCCTGTATTTGGAATTGCATTAGCTTCAATAGTTTTAAAGGAAAAGCTAAGGCCATTATTTTACTTATTGGCGTTATTAGCACTAGTATTTGGGTACTTTCTCACTTTTGGTTTTGAGAAGCCTGACTTTAATACAGGAAATAATCTTCTCGAGGCTTCTGCTTATGCTATTTTAGCAGCATTTTCATTTGGAAGTAGTACTGTTTTTGGAAAATCATTTCTTTCTAATAATAAGCCTTCAACAATCACTTTTTTCAGGTTTGGTATGACTTCGATAATAACAATACCTTTTGTTCTATTTATGACAAAATTAGATGAATTTGGAAAAATTACTATAGAAAACTTAGCGATATTTTTACTTATCGCTTTTACAACAGGAACCACAGCGATATTTATTTATTATAATGGGCTTAGAAGAGTTAGGGCATCTGTTTCAACAATTGCTGAACTTTGTTTTCCTCTTTCAGCGATTGTATTTGATTATTTGATTAATGATAAACATCTTACAATTATTCAGTGGATTGCGGCAATAATGCTGACCGCTGTCATTGTAATTATTAGTAAAATAAGAAAAGTTGTATAA
- a CDS encoding aminopeptidase, with protein MAEKKEKKTELELLAEKLLFKKKNGWEKLSEADYKELMALSEGYKSFLDSSKTEREAIVTITKLAEEQGYKHISKATKKDTKLLLTYDKVCGCIVNVKDPEAFAKGFLMNGAHIDVPRIDLKQFPMYEAEGMAYMKTHYYGGIKKYQWVTRPLALHGAIVKLDGEVVNIVIGEDDNDPVFTINDILPHLAKDQYAKPANKIIEGEQLNILIGSIPYKFESGDNAIKLHILNELNKKYGIVEQDFVSAELQLVPAGKARDIGFDRSFVGSHGHDDRICSYLGMVALFDAEKEGIKENSMTIFFDKEEIGSMGNSGANSNLIERMVNDVLNLYGKGDYNTLIKALENSKHLSSDVNAGIDPEWASVNEPMNACKIGCGMALTKFTGSGGKGGSNEAHAEFVAEVRKAFNKDGALWQTSELGKVDQGGGGTVAQYLASYGMDVVDCGVPILSMHSPFEVASKMDIYHTYKAYKAFFKYVELKK; from the coding sequence ATGGCAGAAAAAAAAGAGAAAAAAACTGAATTAGAACTTCTTGCAGAGAAGCTCCTTTTCAAAAAGAAAAATGGTTGGGAAAAACTTTCAGAAGCTGATTACAAAGAATTAATGGCTTTGAGCGAAGGTTATAAAAGTTTCCTTGATTCAAGTAAAACTGAAAGAGAGGCTATTGTTACTATCACTAAGCTTGCTGAAGAGCAAGGTTACAAGCATATTAGCAAAGCTACAAAAAAAGATACAAAACTACTTCTTACTTATGATAAAGTATGCGGATGTATCGTAAACGTTAAAGATCCTGAAGCTTTTGCAAAAGGATTTTTGATGAATGGTGCTCACATTGATGTTCCTAGAATTGACCTTAAACAATTCCCAATGTATGAAGCAGAGGGAATGGCTTATATGAAAACTCACTATTACGGTGGAATTAAGAAATATCAGTGGGTTACAAGACCTCTTGCCCTTCATGGTGCAATAGTTAAACTTGATGGTGAAGTTGTTAATATCGTAATTGGTGAAGATGATAATGATCCAGTATTTACTATAAATGACATTCTTCCTCACTTAGCTAAAGATCAGTATGCAAAACCAGCAAATAAAATTATTGAAGGTGAACAATTAAATATTCTTATTGGTTCAATCCCTTACAAATTTGAATCTGGTGATAATGCTATTAAACTTCATATTTTGAACGAACTTAACAAAAAATATGGTATTGTTGAGCAAGATTTTGTAAGTGCTGAACTTCAACTTGTTCCGGCTGGCAAAGCTAGAGATATCGGTTTTGACAGATCATTTGTTGGATCTCATGGTCATGATGACAGAATCTGTTCATACCTTGGTATGGTTGCTCTTTTTGATGCAGAAAAAGAGGGAATTAAAGAAAACTCAATGACAATTTTCTTTGACAAAGAAGAGATTGGTTCCATGGGTAATAGTGGTGCTAATTCCAATTTAATTGAGAGAATGGTTAATGACGTTCTTAATCTTTATGGAAAAGGTGACTACAATACTTTGATTAAAGCTCTTGAAAATTCTAAACACCTTAGCAGTGATGTTAATGCTGGTATTGATCCAGAATGGGCTAGTGTAAACGAACCTATGAATGCTTGTAAAATTGGTTGTGGTATGGCTCTGACTAAATTTACTGGTTCAGGTGGAAAAGGTGGATCTAATGAAGCTCATGCTGAGTTTGTTGCTGAAGTAAGAAAAGCTTTCAATAAAGATGGAGCATTATGGCAAACTTCTGAACTTGGTAAAGTTGACCAAGGTGGTGGAGGAACTGTGGCTCAGTATCTAGCATCTTACGGTATGGATGTTGTAGACTGTGGAGTACCTATTCTTTCTATGCACTCTCCATTCGAAGTAGCTTCAAAAATGGATATCTATCATACTTACAAAGCTTATAAAGCATTCTTTAAGTATGTAGAATTGAAAAAATAA